In Streptomyces capitiformicae, one genomic interval encodes:
- a CDS encoding V-type ATP synthase subunit D — MTGARRTPPGRAGRLRLRHSLDVAERGADLLEQKLRILRSEHQRLLRAEEAAARAWRDQLTEADRWLLRGLLLGGEQALDSAAAGIGPAEVTVHWTTSMGVRHPATVSTSVPSRPPTAAAPTNTALVHAEAAYGRALRAAAEYAATHAAAELVGTEVISTRHRARALRRHWIPRLREALDRSDLALEQAEHEDSVRRRWARKDTDIHP; from the coding sequence ATGACCGGAGCCCGCCGTACACCGCCCGGTCGTGCGGGACGCCTGCGGCTGCGGCACAGCCTCGACGTCGCCGAGCGCGGAGCCGACCTGCTGGAACAGAAGCTGCGCATCCTCCGCTCCGAGCACCAGCGGCTGCTGCGCGCGGAGGAGGCAGCCGCGCGGGCCTGGCGGGACCAGCTGACCGAGGCCGATCGCTGGCTGCTGCGCGGACTGCTCCTGGGCGGGGAACAGGCCCTCGACTCGGCCGCCGCGGGCATCGGCCCCGCCGAGGTCACGGTGCACTGGACCACCTCCATGGGGGTACGCCACCCGGCGACAGTCTCCACGTCCGTGCCCTCCCGTCCGCCCACCGCCGCCGCTCCCACCAACACGGCCCTCGTGCACGCCGAGGCGGCCTACGGCCGTGCCCTGCGCGCCGCCGCCGAGTACGCGGCGACCCACGCCGCGGCCGAGCTGGTGGGCACGGAAGTCATCAGCACCCGGCACCGGGCCCGTGCCCTGCGACGCCACTGGATCCCCCGCCTGCGGGAAGCCCTCGACCGGAGCGACCTTGCCCTGGAGCAGGCCGAGCACGAGGACAGCGTCCGGCGGCGCTGGGCGCGGAAAGATACTGATATTCATCCATAA
- a CDS encoding V-type ATP synthase subunit B: protein MSLSDEIEYTKVRELRGPLAIVEGVSGIGWDEYVRITLISGERRHGVVLDADRDLAVVQVLEGTAGMDPEGVRAAFSGSPLRVPVGTDWLGRVCNGRGEPLDGGPPVFASHDAEVGGAPINPVRREPPSEPVLTGVGVVDALTTLVRGQKLPVFSVAGLPHLELAAQIAAQATAAGEAFSVVFAGMGLTHADASFVRNALEERSAAGELVLLLNTADDPVIERILTPRIALTVAEHLAFTEGRHVLVVMTDMTTYAEALREVSAARGEIPARRAYPGYLYSDLASLYERCGRIRGRPGSVTVLPVLTMPAGDITHPVPDLTGYITEGQIVLSPGTHARGVYPPLDALSSLSRLMRKGAGPGRTRDDHLDVAAQLLAALARARQVRDLADLVGQAALSPTDRRYLDFEEAFLRDFADQRSDEPRDLDASLERGWRALLTLPRSQLSMLPARLLDAHGAKDDPYQEAPR from the coding sequence ATGAGTCTCTCCGATGAGATCGAGTACACGAAAGTGCGGGAGCTGCGGGGTCCACTCGCGATCGTCGAGGGTGTCTCGGGGATCGGCTGGGACGAGTACGTACGCATCACCCTCATCTCGGGCGAGCGCCGCCACGGCGTGGTCCTGGACGCCGACCGCGACCTGGCGGTCGTCCAGGTGCTGGAGGGCACCGCGGGCATGGACCCGGAGGGCGTCCGCGCGGCCTTCTCGGGCAGCCCCCTGCGCGTCCCGGTCGGCACGGACTGGCTCGGCCGGGTCTGCAACGGCCGGGGCGAGCCCCTGGACGGCGGCCCGCCCGTGTTCGCCTCCCACGACGCCGAGGTGGGCGGCGCACCCATCAACCCGGTGCGGCGCGAGCCGCCGTCCGAACCGGTGCTGACCGGTGTCGGGGTCGTCGATGCCCTGACCACGCTGGTACGCGGACAGAAACTCCCGGTGTTCTCCGTGGCCGGACTTCCGCATCTGGAACTGGCCGCCCAGATCGCCGCGCAGGCCACTGCCGCCGGTGAGGCGTTCAGCGTCGTCTTCGCGGGCATGGGGCTCACCCACGCCGACGCCTCCTTCGTGCGCAACGCCCTGGAGGAACGGTCCGCGGCCGGAGAACTGGTCCTGCTGCTGAACACCGCCGACGACCCGGTGATCGAACGGATCCTCACCCCGCGCATCGCGCTCACCGTGGCCGAGCACCTCGCCTTCACCGAGGGACGGCACGTCCTCGTGGTGATGACCGACATGACGACGTACGCCGAAGCCCTGCGGGAGGTCTCCGCCGCCCGCGGGGAGATCCCGGCCCGCCGCGCCTACCCCGGCTACCTCTACAGCGACCTGGCCTCCCTGTACGAACGCTGCGGACGCATTCGGGGGCGGCCCGGCTCGGTCACCGTGCTGCCGGTGCTCACCATGCCCGCGGGCGACATCACCCACCCCGTGCCCGACCTGACCGGCTACATCACCGAGGGCCAGATCGTGCTCTCGCCCGGGACACACGCGCGAGGCGTCTACCCGCCGCTGGACGCCCTGTCCTCGCTCTCCCGCCTGATGCGCAAGGGCGCGGGTCCCGGCCGTACCCGCGACGACCACCTCGACGTCGCCGCCCAACTGCTGGCCGCCCTGGCCCGCGCCCGGCAGGTGCGCGATCTCGCGGACCTGGTGGGCCAGGCGGCGCTGAGCCCCACGGACCGCCGTTACCTGGACTTCGAGGAGGCGTTCCTGCGGGACTTCGCCGACCAGCGCTCCGACGAACCACGTGACCTCGACGCCTCGCTCGAACGCGGCTGGCGGGCCCTGCTCACCCTCCCCCGCAGCCAGCTCTCCATGCTCCCCGCACGGCTCCTCGACGCACACGGGGCGAAGGACGACCCGTACCAGGAGGCGCCCCGATGA
- a CDS encoding universal stress protein, which produces MSGLVVVGVDGSASSLAAVEVAAWEARLRGAGLRAVHAFVWPAMHVPLGPSALGPPDGGLQNMVDRLVAEAVERARTVAPEVDVSHVVVTGEPLTVLEAQSRAAELVVVGSRGMGGFVGLLVGSTAVHLAAHGRCPVLVVRETPHSDGPVVLGVGGSAAGRRAVDFAFADAALRQAPLVALHTWTTWNAPMPGPQDPSEPYANPPGALAEEEEEERLLSEALAGRQERYPGVVVEHRLVHGGTREALIEASRSAQLLVVGARGRGGFAGLLLGSVSQALLHHAHCPVAGCGERGAGSGERGAGERH; this is translated from the coding sequence GTGAGTGGTCTGGTGGTCGTGGGCGTGGATGGTTCGGCGTCGAGTCTTGCCGCAGTGGAGGTGGCCGCGTGGGAGGCACGGTTGCGCGGGGCGGGGCTGCGGGCCGTGCATGCGTTTGTCTGGCCCGCGATGCATGTGCCCTTGGGGCCGTCGGCGCTGGGACCACCGGACGGCGGCCTGCAGAACATGGTCGATCGCCTGGTGGCCGAGGCAGTCGAGCGGGCACGGACGGTGGCGCCAGAGGTCGATGTCAGTCACGTCGTGGTGACCGGTGAGCCGTTGACGGTTCTGGAGGCGCAGTCACGCGCCGCAGAACTGGTGGTGGTCGGATCCCGGGGCATGGGCGGGTTCGTCGGACTGCTGGTGGGATCGACGGCGGTACACCTGGCGGCGCACGGCCGGTGTCCCGTCCTGGTGGTGCGCGAGACGCCGCACTCCGACGGCCCGGTCGTGCTGGGCGTCGGCGGCTCGGCCGCGGGGCGGAGGGCCGTGGATTTCGCCTTCGCCGACGCTGCCCTGCGGCAGGCGCCGTTGGTAGCGCTGCACACCTGGACCACGTGGAACGCGCCGATGCCCGGCCCGCAGGATCCGTCCGAGCCGTACGCGAACCCGCCGGGAGCGCTGGCCGAGGAGGAGGAGGAGGAGCGGCTGCTGTCCGAGGCGCTCGCCGGCCGCCAGGAGCGCTACCCGGGTGTGGTGGTGGAACACAGGTTGGTGCACGGCGGGACGCGAGAGGCGTTGATCGAGGCGAGCAGGTCCGCTCAACTGCTGGTAGTCGGTGCGCGGGGGCGGGGCGGTTTCGCCGGGCTGCTTCTGGGGTCGGTCAGCCAGGCCCTGTTGCATCACGCGCACTGTCCGGTCGCGGGGTGCGGGGAGCGGGGAGCGGGGAGCGGGGAGCGGGGAGCGGGAGAGCGTCACTGA
- a CDS encoding potassium channel family protein, whose protein sequence is MNVLIAGAGRLGTQIAQVLSVARNEVMLIDIDDDRVAELQGHLPAVRLVAGDACEPALLEHAGALTADLVIATTGDDEDNLVISLLAKRQFSVPRVAARVNDADNAWLFDGRWGVDVAVPAATPLISLIEEATGATDTVALLRLSKAGVDVIETAITPQSRAVGRPLGDIRLPEGTVVATIVRDGQPTVPDPATQLRAGDELLLVSHSATEQEIHAAFQ, encoded by the coding sequence GTGAACGTGCTCATCGCCGGCGCGGGCCGACTCGGCACCCAGATCGCCCAGGTGCTCTCCGTGGCCCGCAACGAGGTCATGCTGATCGACATCGACGACGACCGCGTGGCCGAACTCCAGGGCCACCTCCCGGCGGTGCGGCTGGTCGCCGGGGACGCTTGCGAACCGGCCCTCCTGGAACACGCCGGTGCGCTGACCGCCGACCTGGTCATCGCCACCACCGGCGATGACGAGGACAACCTCGTCATCAGCCTGCTTGCCAAGCGGCAGTTCTCGGTGCCCCGCGTGGCGGCCCGGGTCAACGACGCCGACAACGCCTGGCTTTTCGACGGGCGTTGGGGTGTGGACGTTGCTGTCCCCGCTGCGACGCCGCTGATCTCCCTCATCGAGGAGGCCACCGGGGCCACCGACACGGTCGCCCTGCTGCGGCTCAGCAAGGCCGGCGTCGACGTCATCGAAACGGCCATCACACCGCAGTCCAGAGCAGTGGGGCGACCCCTGGGCGATATTCGACTGCCCGAAGGGACGGTCGTCGCCACGATCGTCCGCGACGGACAACCCACCGTGCCGGATCCGGCGACCCAGCTCCGGGCCGGCGACGAACTCCTCCTCGTCTCGCACTCCGCGACCGAGCAGGAGATCCACGCGGCGTTCCAGTGA
- a CDS encoding V-type ATP synthase subunit A, translating to MTQAAGTRRGPTDRQPVSRILRVTGPLIEMEYTGGIAMYDLVSIGPDRLPGEVVAISGDVVTVQAYEYTGGLAPGQTALPQGRSLSVRLSPDLLGGIFDGLLRPLSGAGEWLLPGTQQAAAEERTWSFSPLVTEGEQVAEGQALGELRDAGPVRVTVLVPPGCGGTVEEIAGAGDHPRDAVVAVVGGTEVAVGALWPVRRPRPVRERVDSHEALNTGQRVIDLLFPVARGSTVAVPGGFGTGKTVLLQQIAKWCDADVIIYVGCGERGNEMADVITELAELQDPRTGGRLADRTVTIANTSNMPMMAREASVYTGVTVAEYFRDMGLDVVVIADSTSRWAEALREFASRTGALPAEEGYPAGLASAIAAFYERAAAVTTLGGDRGSVTVIGAVSPPGGDMTEPVTAHTERFVRCLWTLDRDLAYARHYPAVSWAGSFSRDVPVLAAGHRTAGDPAWARRRDRVGRVLAEADRLADLVDLIGIAALPARERISVLAGRLVREGVLQQSALSERDAYCGPEKTAALADAVLAVTDRCHELVDSGVPAASVEEVDFGPLLRAREDTGPYDAAGVAARRDAMLAYLGEMRP from the coding sequence GTGACGCAAGCCGCTGGGACGCGTCGAGGGCCGACTGACCGGCAGCCGGTCTCCCGGATCCTGCGTGTCACCGGGCCGCTGATCGAGATGGAGTACACGGGCGGCATCGCCATGTACGACCTGGTCTCGATCGGCCCGGATCGGCTGCCCGGCGAGGTCGTGGCCATCAGCGGTGACGTGGTCACCGTCCAGGCGTACGAGTACACCGGCGGCCTCGCTCCGGGACAGACGGCGCTGCCCCAGGGCCGTTCGCTGTCGGTGCGGCTCAGTCCCGATCTGCTCGGCGGGATCTTCGACGGCCTGCTGCGCCCCCTGTCCGGCGCAGGCGAGTGGCTGCTTCCCGGCACGCAGCAGGCTGCCGCCGAGGAACGCACCTGGTCCTTCTCCCCCTTGGTGACAGAGGGCGAGCAGGTGGCCGAGGGACAGGCGCTCGGAGAGCTCCGGGACGCGGGGCCGGTGCGGGTGACAGTTCTCGTGCCGCCCGGCTGCGGGGGCACGGTGGAGGAGATCGCCGGGGCCGGGGACCACCCGCGGGACGCCGTGGTGGCGGTGGTGGGCGGCACGGAGGTGGCGGTCGGCGCCCTGTGGCCGGTACGCCGGCCGCGCCCGGTTCGGGAGCGCGTCGACAGCCATGAGGCCCTGAACACCGGCCAGCGGGTGATCGACCTGCTGTTCCCCGTGGCCCGGGGCAGCACGGTCGCGGTGCCCGGCGGCTTCGGCACCGGCAAGACCGTACTGCTGCAGCAGATCGCCAAGTGGTGCGACGCTGACGTCATCATCTACGTCGGCTGCGGGGAGCGCGGCAACGAGATGGCCGACGTCATCACGGAGCTGGCGGAGCTTCAGGACCCGCGCACGGGCGGACGCCTCGCGGACCGCACCGTGACGATCGCCAACACCTCCAACATGCCGATGATGGCGCGTGAGGCCAGCGTGTACACGGGCGTGACGGTCGCCGAGTACTTCCGGGACATGGGCCTGGACGTGGTGGTCATCGCCGACTCGACCTCCCGGTGGGCGGAGGCGCTGCGCGAGTTCGCCTCCCGTACCGGCGCGCTGCCCGCCGAGGAGGGGTATCCGGCCGGACTGGCCTCCGCCATCGCGGCCTTCTACGAGCGGGCCGCCGCCGTGACAACACTCGGTGGGGACCGGGGGTCGGTGACGGTGATCGGCGCGGTGTCCCCGCCTGGCGGGGACATGACCGAACCAGTAACAGCGCACACCGAACGCTTCGTCCGCTGCCTGTGGACCCTCGACCGCGACCTGGCCTACGCCCGCCACTACCCGGCGGTCTCCTGGGCCGGGTCCTTCTCCCGGGACGTACCGGTTCTGGCGGCCGGACACCGGACGGCCGGTGATCCGGCGTGGGCTCGGCGGCGTGACCGGGTGGGAAGGGTGCTGGCGGAGGCCGACCGGTTGGCCGATCTGGTGGATCTGATCGGAATCGCCGCCTTGCCCGCGCGGGAGCGCATCAGCGTGCTGGCGGGAAGGCTGGTCCGCGAGGGAGTGCTGCAGCAGAGCGCGTTGTCGGAGCGGGACGCGTACTGCGGCCCGGAGAAGACGGCCGCACTGGCCGACGCCGTCCTCGCGGTCACCGACCGCTGCCACGAGCTGGTGGACTCCGGTGTCCCGGCGGCCTCGGTCGAGGAGGTCGACTTCGGTCCGCTGCTGCGCGCCCGCGAGGACACCGGCCCCTACGACGCCGCCGGGGTGGCCGCGCGACGGGATGCGATGCTCGCCTATCTGGGAGAGATGCGGCCATGA
- a CDS encoding ABC transporter ATP-binding protein, which yields MAELRVTAVHKSFGEVRALRGVDLTVRSGTLTAVLGPSGSGKTTLLRCIAGFEAVDAGEIRLDGHRIAAPGRTVPPERRRIAVVPQEGALFPHLLVRGNVAYGLDRRARRTGRIESVLALVGLAGFENRMPHHLSGGQQQRVAVARALAPHPPVVLLDEPFSALDAGLRAEVRQDVRSALHSDGATAVLVTHDQAEALSIADEVAVMHDGRIVQSGPPDLVYSAPADPWVADFVGEAVWLPAEMTGGRAHTPLGPMPVVTTGHRPPTRAGEVLLRPEQIEVVAPVAPAAVTATVVRRDFQGHDALLALRLTDGTAVVARIFDPASVHHVIGGEVGLRVRGAARAFSSPHRTP from the coding sequence ATGGCGGAGCTGCGCGTCACCGCGGTGCACAAGTCCTTCGGCGAGGTGCGGGCGCTGCGCGGCGTGGACCTCACGGTCCGCTCCGGGACTCTGACGGCGGTTCTCGGCCCCTCCGGCAGCGGCAAGACCACGCTGTTGCGCTGCATCGCCGGATTCGAAGCCGTGGACGCCGGGGAGATCCGGCTCGACGGCCACCGGATCGCCGCTCCTGGCCGCACCGTGCCGCCGGAGCGGCGGCGGATCGCGGTCGTCCCGCAGGAAGGCGCCCTCTTCCCGCATCTCCTGGTGCGCGGCAACGTCGCCTACGGCCTCGACCGGCGCGCTCGGCGGACCGGACGGATCGAATCCGTGCTGGCGCTGGTGGGACTCGCCGGATTCGAGAACCGGATGCCCCACCATCTCTCCGGCGGCCAGCAACAACGCGTCGCCGTCGCCCGGGCACTCGCCCCGCATCCGCCGGTCGTCCTGCTGGACGAGCCGTTCAGTGCCCTGGACGCCGGTCTCCGCGCCGAAGTGCGCCAGGACGTACGCAGCGCCCTGCACTCCGACGGCGCGACGGCCGTCCTCGTCACCCACGACCAGGCCGAGGCCCTGTCGATCGCCGACGAGGTCGCCGTCATGCACGACGGCCGGATCGTTCAGAGCGGGCCGCCGGACCTCGTCTACAGCGCACCTGCCGACCCATGGGTCGCCGACTTCGTCGGCGAAGCCGTGTGGCTGCCCGCCGAGATGACCGGTGGCCGAGCCCACACACCACTCGGCCCGATGCCGGTCGTCACCACCGGTCACCGTCCGCCGACGAGGGCAGGTGAGGTACTGCTGCGGCCCGAACAAATCGAGGTCGTCGCACCCGTCGCCCCAGCGGCGGTTACAGCGACCGTCGTACGCCGTGACTTCCAGGGCCATGATGCTCTGCTCGCCCTTCGGCTGACGGATGGGACCGCGGTGGTCGCCCGGATCTTCGACCCTGCCTCGGTCCACCACGTCATCGGCGGCGAAGTCGGCCTGCGCGTACGCGGCGCCGCCCGCGCCTTCTCCAGCCCGCACCGCACCCCGTAG
- a CDS encoding ABC transporter permease produces the protein MASTAVVRRRVRRMLPRPALAAVATAGVGVALIPLVYLGVRVADAGWARISEEVFTARTGQLTARSVALAGVVTAASTVLGVASAFLVTRTDLPARRLFGVLAALPLAVPSYVAAFAWVSTVEGFEGFWAAALVLTLTSYPYVFLPVAAALTSADPAQEEVARSLGSGPWHTFITVTLRQIRPAVGAGALLVALYVLSDFGAVSVLRADVLTRAVFTSISLGFDRTGALVLATVLVALTLLIVSGEQLTRRRAARYARLGGAGRPPTRLRLGRLRWLGASGLVGTGALALGVPAASLARWFGEGVSRPGSLTGLATAAGNSLTVSAAGAGLTMLLALPLGLLGARAPSPVAVVLDRLAYLSHALPGLVIGLSLVFFGINVAYPLYQSVWLLALAYAALFLPLAVAAVGTAALQAPPALEEVARSLGRRRPHVLRTVTVPLAAPGIGAGAVLVFLTCMKELPATLLLRPTGMDTLATELWSQTSVSAYAAAAPYAALLVLLAAVPTWWLSARTSGLAPGGGS, from the coding sequence ATGGCGTCGACGGCTGTCGTACGCCGCCGGGTACGGCGGATGCTCCCGCGCCCGGCGCTGGCGGCTGTCGCGACGGCCGGCGTCGGTGTCGCGCTGATCCCCCTCGTCTATCTGGGCGTCCGGGTCGCAGACGCGGGCTGGGCCCGCATCAGCGAGGAGGTGTTCACAGCCCGGACCGGGCAGCTCACCGCCCGGAGCGTTGCGCTGGCCGGGGTCGTGACCGCGGCGAGTACGGTGCTCGGCGTTGCGTCGGCGTTCCTCGTCACACGCACCGATCTGCCGGCCCGTCGGCTGTTCGGTGTGCTCGCCGCGCTGCCGCTGGCGGTGCCCAGCTATGTGGCGGCCTTCGCCTGGGTCTCCACGGTGGAGGGCTTCGAGGGATTCTGGGCGGCCGCACTGGTCCTGACGCTGACGTCGTACCCGTATGTCTTCCTCCCCGTAGCCGCCGCGCTGACGAGCGCCGACCCGGCACAGGAGGAAGTGGCCCGGTCACTGGGGAGCGGCCCGTGGCACACCTTCATCACGGTGACGCTGCGCCAGATCCGGCCTGCGGTAGGAGCGGGGGCGCTCCTGGTGGCGCTCTATGTGCTCTCCGACTTCGGGGCGGTGTCCGTCCTGCGGGCGGATGTCCTCACCCGGGCCGTCTTCACCTCCATCAGCCTCGGTTTCGATCGTACCGGCGCGCTGGTACTGGCCACCGTGCTGGTCGCACTGACCCTGCTCATCGTCTCGGGCGAGCAGCTGACCCGACGGCGTGCCGCCCGCTACGCCCGGCTCGGCGGCGCGGGCCGCCCACCCACACGGCTGCGCCTGGGCCGCCTGCGGTGGCTTGGCGCATCTGGTCTCGTCGGCACGGGGGCGCTGGCGCTCGGCGTCCCGGCGGCGAGTCTCGCGCGGTGGTTCGGTGAGGGCGTCTCCCGGCCCGGTTCACTGACCGGCCTGGCCACCGCGGCGGGGAACTCGCTCACCGTTTCCGCCGCCGGTGCGGGCCTGACCATGCTGCTCGCCCTGCCACTGGGACTGCTGGGCGCCCGCGCACCCAGCCCCGTCGCCGTCGTCCTGGACCGCCTGGCCTACCTCTCCCACGCGCTGCCCGGCCTGGTCATCGGCCTCTCCCTGGTGTTCTTCGGCATCAACGTGGCCTACCCGCTCTACCAGAGCGTCTGGCTGCTCGCCCTCGCCTACGCGGCGCTGTTCCTCCCCCTGGCCGTCGCAGCGGTCGGTACCGCCGCGCTGCAGGCCCCGCCGGCACTGGAAGAGGTGGCCCGCTCGCTCGGCCGCCGCAGACCCCACGTGCTGCGCACGGTCACCGTGCCTCTGGCAGCGCCTGGTATCGGGGCTGGGGCGGTTTTGGTCTTCCTCACCTGTATGAAGGAGCTGCCCGCGACCCTGCTGCTGCGGCCGACGGGGATGGACACCCTCGCCACCGAGCTGTGGAGCCAGACGTCGGTCTCCGCCTACGCGGCCGCCGCGCCCTACGCCGCGCTGCTGGTGCTGCTGGCCGCGGTACCGACCTGGTGGCTGTCAGCTCGTACCAGCGGCCTCGCTCCCGGGGGAGGAAGCTGA
- a CDS encoding iron ABC transporter substrate-binding protein, with amino-acid sequence MRTTRPRGVASVAMGTLLALSLAACGGESEGAQLAGQVSDKKITVYSGRSESLVKPVLDDFQEASGITIEVRYGETAAMAAQLQEEGRRTPADVFLAQDAGALGAVAGEDLFAGLPDEVLDKVPAAYRDEGGEWVGVTGRSRTMVYNVDQVAEEDLPASVFDLTEPQWKGKVGVAPTNGSFQAFVTAMRVEHGDKRTQELLDGLRANDAQIREGNGPIVADVDKGRLAAGLVNHYYVYELAKEEGTSVDALKAKNHFFPNGDIGALVNVSGIGVLKGAGDDPDARAFVDHLLGMPAQTYFAQETYEYPLVAGVASAPGLPKLSSLNTPDIDLGDLDDLQTTIEMIKESGLA; translated from the coding sequence GTGCGTACAACCCGTCCACGAGGTGTCGCCTCGGTTGCCATGGGCACTCTGCTGGCTCTGAGCCTTGCGGCCTGTGGTGGCGAGAGCGAAGGAGCGCAGCTGGCTGGGCAGGTTTCCGACAAGAAGATCACGGTGTACAGCGGTCGCAGCGAGTCCCTGGTCAAGCCGGTTCTGGACGATTTTCAGGAGGCCAGCGGCATCACGATCGAGGTGCGTTATGGCGAGACGGCCGCCATGGCGGCGCAGTTGCAGGAAGAGGGCCGCCGGACACCTGCGGACGTCTTCCTCGCGCAGGATGCCGGGGCCCTGGGAGCGGTGGCCGGGGAGGATCTGTTCGCCGGGCTGCCGGACGAGGTACTGGACAAGGTGCCGGCCGCCTACCGGGACGAGGGCGGGGAGTGGGTGGGGGTGACCGGCCGTTCGCGCACCATGGTCTACAACGTCGACCAAGTCGCCGAGGAGGATCTGCCGGCGTCGGTGTTCGACCTGACCGAGCCGCAGTGGAAGGGCAAGGTGGGCGTCGCACCGACCAACGGCTCGTTCCAGGCGTTCGTCACCGCGATGCGGGTGGAGCACGGCGACAAGCGGACCCAGGAGTTGCTGGACGGGCTGAGGGCCAACGACGCTCAGATCAGGGAGGGCAACGGGCCCATCGTCGCCGATGTCGACAAGGGCAGGCTCGCCGCAGGATTGGTCAACCACTACTACGTGTACGAGCTGGCCAAGGAGGAGGGCACCAGCGTCGACGCGCTCAAGGCGAAGAACCACTTCTTCCCCAACGGCGACATCGGCGCCCTGGTCAATGTCTCCGGCATCGGCGTGTTGAAGGGAGCCGGCGACGATCCCGACGCCCGCGCCTTCGTCGACCATCTGCTGGGCATGCCGGCACAGACCTACTTCGCCCAGGAAACATACGAGTATCCGCTCGTGGCCGGTGTGGCCAGTGCACCCGGCCTGCCGAAGCTGTCCTCGCTGAACACGCCGGACATCGACCTGGGCGACCTGGACGACTTGCAGACCACGATCGAGATGATCAAGGAATCGGGGCTGGCCTGA
- a CDS encoding potassium channel family protein: MKVIVVGCGRVGSTLAGLLATEGHDVRVVDRRPKAARRLPDSPRIRFHEGNGYSRAVLQAAGIEHADAFVAVTSGDNSNIVSARTAKETYRVPIVLARIYDPRRADIYRELGIPTIASVRWTVHQIHQMLLHRHLSPELSFGNGETLLVRSELPDYLIGRRLTEFDVDGEIRVVEVTRAGRSLIPAHGTPAQAGDLVTFAVAATALGRLRDFLDKELGT; encoded by the coding sequence GTGAAGGTGATCGTCGTCGGCTGCGGACGGGTGGGATCCACGCTCGCCGGTCTGCTCGCCACAGAAGGGCACGACGTGCGGGTCGTCGACCGGCGTCCCAAGGCGGCCCGGCGGCTGCCCGACAGCCCCCGCATCCGCTTCCACGAGGGCAACGGCTACAGCCGCGCCGTCCTCCAGGCCGCCGGGATCGAGCATGCGGACGCCTTCGTGGCCGTCACCTCCGGGGACAACAGCAACATCGTCAGCGCGCGCACGGCAAAGGAGACCTACCGGGTGCCGATCGTCCTCGCCCGCATCTACGATCCCCGACGCGCCGACATCTACCGCGAACTCGGCATCCCCACCATCGCCAGCGTCCGCTGGACCGTGCACCAGATCCACCAGATGCTGCTGCACCGCCACCTGAGCCCCGAACTCAGCTTCGGCAACGGAGAGACCCTGCTCGTCCGATCCGAGTTGCCGGACTACCTCATCGGGCGGCGGCTGACCGAGTTCGACGTGGACGGCGAGATCCGCGTCGTCGAAGTCACCCGCGCGGGCCGTTCCCTGATCCCGGCGCACGGCACGCCCGCGCAGGCGGGCGACCTGGTCACCTTCGCCGTCGCGGCCACCGCGCTGGGCAGGCTGCGCGACTTTCTCGACAAGGAGCTGGGGACGTGA
- a CDS encoding V-type ATP synthase subunit E, translating into MTNPAPDQTTEALHPVRAGLLREAHADAEALLTRTEREAATLLDQARAEARAILDEARRQGEADGAGAARDLLVRARREARSRTLSARREAYEELRREAAERVRGLRRTDDYASVRERLEHRAGILLGPDAEVREHDDGGVVAQAPGRLVDLSLTALADHALDRMGGEVRSLWEP; encoded by the coding sequence ATGACGAACCCGGCTCCCGACCAGACGACGGAGGCGCTCCACCCGGTCCGGGCGGGGCTGCTGAGGGAGGCTCACGCCGACGCGGAAGCACTCCTGACCCGCACCGAGCGGGAAGCCGCCACCCTGCTCGACCAGGCCCGCGCCGAGGCCCGGGCGATCCTCGACGAGGCCCGGCGCCAGGGCGAGGCCGACGGCGCGGGCGCCGCCCGCGACCTCCTTGTCAGGGCCCGGCGGGAGGCCAGGTCCCGCACGCTCAGCGCACGCCGGGAGGCGTACGAGGAGCTGCGCCGCGAGGCCGCCGAACGGGTTCGGGGGCTACGCCGGACCGACGACTACGCCTCCGTGCGGGAGCGGCTGGAACACCGGGCCGGGATCCTCCTGGGGCCCGACGCCGAGGTGCGCGAGCACGACGACGGGGGTGTGGTTGCCCAGGCGCCGGGGAGGCTGGTCGACCTCTCGCTGACCGCGCTGGCCGATCACGCGCTGGACCGTATGGGAGGGGAGGTGCGGAGCCTGTGGGAGCCGTGA